Genomic segment of Synechococcus sp. A18-25c:
ATGCCGTCTTCATCGAGGCCTCCGGCCATGGACACGATCAATTCGTAGTTATGACCATGTCCTGGTGCCAGAGCACAGGGGCCGAACTGTGCAGCATTGTCGTCAGCGGAGAGTTCCGGCAGCCAATAACGGTGGCTGGCACTGAAGCAAGCCCGACGTGTGATGACACAACCGCGGCCACGGCCATGCCGTGCAGTCGACTTCGTTTCAGTCATGTGACGGTTCGGCCAGAAGGCATCCTAATGAGCTAACGGCGAATTCGAGTCATGGCCGAGATCATTCCAACCCTGCGACAACGCCTGGGGGGAAGAATCCTTTATCTCGTGGGAATGATGGGAAGCGGGAAAAGCAGCACGGGCAGGCCCCTGGCGGAAAAGCTCGGATATGGCTTTGTGGACTCGGATTCGGTGATTGCGCAGCTGGCGGGTTGCTCCATTCCTGAGATCTTTCAGCGGGATGGGGAAGCGGGGTTCCGAAAACTGGAGACCCAGGTTCTGAGCGCCATCAGCGAACATCACTCTCTGGTGGTGGCAACGGGAGGCGGCGTGGTCACCCGCTCGGAAAACAGGGGGGTCATGCATCAAGGCATCGTGATCTGGCTTGATGTGGAACGCGAGCAACTGCTGAAGCGGCTTGAAGCTGACAGCACCCCACGACCACTGCTCCAAGAAGCCGATCCCGCTCAGGCTCTCGACAGGATTCTCAACGCGAGACGTCCGCAGTACGGCGAAGCCGATCTAACCGTGGTGATCGAGGAAGAAACACCGGACGTCGTGGCTGATGGCATCCTGCAGCTGCTGCCAAACCTGATCAAAGACCCGCCCAAACAACGGCCGGAATGAAGCTCAAGCGCTCGGCGGTTCCAGTCGGACCGCGTACCACTGCAGGGAAAAACCTGGCGAGACCTCCAGTTCACAGGCTGTGTCGAGAAGACGGGAGGCCGCCTGCTCCGGACTCGCGCACGCCTTCAGATCCGCCGGCCAAGGGTCCAGTCCGCGCAGACGCTGCGCCAGCCATGCCAGGGTGTCGACTGCACTGAGAAGCTGTTCCGGTTCTCCGGGCACCAGCACCACGTAGTGATCAAGCGATCGGATCAGAGGATCAGACATGGTGAAACCGCTGTTGGCACTGTTACTCACCATGGTGCTGCAGCTTGCGCACGTCGACTCCGCAGCCGCCGACGATCGCGACCAGGTGTTTCTGGAGCAACGATTCAGCGACTGGCCCGAATGGACTTTGCCGGCTCCGTTGCCGAGACCCCGTGGCCGCCAGGATCTGATCTATCCCAAATGGTTTGACGGCACCTGGAAAGTGCGAAGCGAACAGCTCGATGACCGAGGTCATCCCCAAAGTGGAGATGAGCCGCTGAGCCATCACGCCCGCTTCCGGCTCAACCAACGTGGTGATCTGGTGGGCGACCGGGTGTTCAATGCCCATTCCGTTGGTGAAGCACTGCTAGGCACTCAGTTGCTCAGCGTTGAACAGGATCCTGATCAGGTGAACCGTCAGCTGGCCCGGCTGAAGGGAGATCTGATGCTGGAGACGACCGTGATCGGTCGCAGAGAAAGCAACCCCAGAGAGGGTGCAGTCTTCTTCAGCGATGAGCTGGCACTGCAGGTGCTTCACGGCCCCGCAGCGCCTCGGATCAGCCGCATCGAAACGCTCACCCGCTATGAACGGTGTGGTGCTGCGATTTGCGCCGATCAACGCCAGGTCAGCCATGCGGGTCCAGGCCTTGAGAGCGATTCAACGCTTGAGGGGCGCAGCAGCCGATTTCAGCTCACCCTCACACCGTTGTCGCTGGATCCTGCTGGAGTAAGCGCTCCTCCAGCTGATCTCGCCAGTGGAACAACGACTGCAGTCTCGGGTGAT
This window contains:
- a CDS encoding shikimate kinase, whose product is MAEIIPTLRQRLGGRILYLVGMMGSGKSSTGRPLAEKLGYGFVDSDSVIAQLAGCSIPEIFQRDGEAGFRKLETQVLSAISEHHSLVVATGGGVVTRSENRGVMHQGIVIWLDVEREQLLKRLEADSTPRPLLQEADPAQALDRILNARRPQYGEADLTVVIEEETPDVVADGILQLLPNLIKDPPKQRPE
- a CDS encoding DUF6816 family protein; this translates as MVKPLLALLLTMVLQLAHVDSAAADDRDQVFLEQRFSDWPEWTLPAPLPRPRGRQDLIYPKWFDGTWKVRSEQLDDRGHPQSGDEPLSHHARFRLNQRGDLVGDRVFNAHSVGEALLGTQLLSVEQDPDQVNRQLARLKGDLMLETTVIGRRESNPREGAVFFSDELALQVLHGPAAPRISRIETLTRYERCGAAICADQRQVSHAGPGLESDSTLEGRSSRFQLTLTPLSLDPAGVSAPPADLASGTTTAVSGDR
- a CDS encoding chlororespiratory reduction protein 7, with the translated sequence MSDPLIRSLDHYVVLVPGEPEQLLSAVDTLAWLAQRLRGLDPWPADLKACASPEQAASRLLDTACELEVSPGFSLQWYAVRLEPPSA